From one Formosa sediminum genomic stretch:
- a CDS encoding OmpA family protein, producing MKKICKYSVLWFLLMLVVITTTYGQEKKLVQASQNYETLNFVNAQKIYLSVAEKGYKSEELYAKLANSYYFNAQYDQAVKWYDKLFDMVDKPNENIIYLRYSQALKAIGKKGKAMKFYDLFVQDSHYKESSLLAEDYLALIKQNSGRYDLDPIRGIYNKNKISFGYEKIGDTLFFASTKDSKAILNKKSAWDGLSFLSLYKLQLDSVNQAKGSPKMLKGKLNSKFHESSPIFTPDNKTMFFTRSNQNLDDDTGEYKLKIYKSVKINNKWQEAEELSINSDDFSTAHPALNSDGTKLYFSSDRPGGYGSSDIYVSALSKQGVVGEPVNLGPEINTAGKETFPFITRLNELYFSSDGHFGLGGLDIFYVKIIDDHYGNLLNVGEPLNSNADDFAFGIDLHNNRGFISSNRSTREGEFVYDNIYTFKQKAPIKDVFFSDISGYVTDRKTKQPIEGATVSLRNPDGLVLQGVKTDANGFYEIETKKFQSYFIKSEQDRYDTDERLIQTQVDHQEINFELQPNIADLNPGMNLAEVLNIPIIYFDYDKSNIRADAEVELQKILEALNQYPNLKLEIRSHTDSRGSDAYNMKLSARRAQSTLDYLVSKNIDPIRLTAIGLGETQLVNKCSNGVDCTAEEHEDNRRSEFIIK from the coding sequence ATGAAAAAAATATGCAAATATAGTGTCCTCTGGTTTTTATTAATGTTGGTAGTTATAACAACTACTTACGGACAAGAAAAAAAATTAGTTCAAGCGAGCCAGAATTATGAAACGTTAAACTTTGTAAATGCTCAAAAAATATATTTATCTGTTGCAGAAAAAGGGTATAAATCAGAAGAGCTATATGCCAAATTAGCAAACAGTTATTATTTTAATGCACAATACGATCAAGCAGTAAAGTGGTACGATAAATTGTTTGATATGGTTGATAAACCAAATGAAAACATCATTTATCTAAGGTATTCTCAAGCATTAAAAGCCATTGGGAAAAAGGGCAAAGCCATGAAATTTTACGATCTTTTTGTGCAAGATAGTCACTATAAAGAGTCGTCGTTATTAGCAGAGGATTATTTAGCATTAATTAAACAAAATTCTGGGAGATACGATTTAGACCCAATTCGGGGCATTTATAATAAGAATAAAATAAGTTTTGGTTATGAAAAAATAGGTGACACATTGTTTTTTGCATCTACAAAAGACTCCAAAGCCATTTTAAATAAAAAAAGTGCATGGGATGGTCTTAGTTTTCTGTCATTGTATAAACTTCAGTTAGATTCTGTAAATCAAGCAAAAGGTAGTCCTAAAATGTTAAAAGGTAAACTGAATAGTAAATTTCATGAATCTTCACCAATTTTTACGCCAGATAACAAAACAATGTTTTTTACCAGAAGTAACCAGAATCTGGATGATGATACAGGTGAATATAAATTAAAAATATATAAGTCTGTTAAAATAAATAACAAATGGCAAGAAGCAGAAGAGCTTTCTATTAATAGTGACGATTTTTCTACAGCACATCCTGCATTAAATTCAGATGGAACAAAATTATATTTCTCATCAGATAGACCTGGTGGATATGGAAGTTCAGATATTTACGTGTCTGCTTTAAGTAAACAAGGTGTAGTAGGAGAACCTGTAAACTTGGGGCCAGAAATTAATACTGCAGGAAAAGAGACATTTCCATTTATTACTAGGCTTAACGAACTTTATTTTTCCTCAGATGGACATTTTGGTTTAGGTGGTTTAGATATTTTTTATGTTAAAATTATAGATGATCATTATGGGAATTTATTAAATGTAGGAGAGCCTTTAAACTCCAATGCAGATGATTTTGCTTTTGGTATAGATTTACACAATAATAGAGGTTTTATAAGCTCTAATCGTTCTACAAGAGAAGGGGAATTTGTGTACGATAATATTTATACGTTTAAGCAAAAAGCACCTATTAAAGATGTCTTTTTTTCTGATATAAGTGGTTACGTAACAGATAGGAAAACTAAGCAGCCTATTGAAGGTGCAACCGTAAGTTTAAGAAATCCTGATGGATTGGTCTTACAAGGTGTTAAAACCGATGCGAATGGATTTTATGAAATTGAAACCAAGAAATTTCAATCTTATTTTATAAAATCAGAGCAAGATCGTTATGATACCGATGAACGTTTAATACAAACACAAGTAGACCATCAAGAAATTAATTTTGAGTTACAACCCAATATAGCAGATCTTAATCCGGGTATGAATCTTGCAGAAGTACTTAACATTCCTATTATTTATTTTGATTACGATAAGTCTAATATTAGAGCAGATGCAGAAGTTGAATTGCAAAAAATTCTAGAAGCACTAAACCAATATCCAAATTTAAAATTAGAAATAAGATCGCATACAGACAGTCGTGGAAGCGATGCGTACAATATGAAACTGTCTGCTAGACGTGCACAATCTACATTAGACTATTTAGTGAGTAAAAATATAGACCCAATTAGATTAACCGCAATAGGACTAGGGGAAACTCAATTGGTCAATAAATGTTCAAACGGTGTCGATTGTACAGCAGAAGAACATGAGGATAATAGACGTAGTGAGTTTATTATTAAATAA
- a CDS encoding alpha/beta hydrolase family protein, whose protein sequence is MKRIANTLIPGLHNKPIVTDIYFTVNNTPKPILIFCHGYKGYKDWGAWNIMAERFAKAGFFFIKFNFSHNGGTAEQPIDFPDLNAFGLNNYSIELDDLQMVIDWIINNKTFTTEADTSNLNLMGHSRGGGIVTIKAEEDSRITRVISLAGVSDYAARMSSGEALEQWKTEGVEYVINGRTKQSMPHYYQFFEDFKANEERLTIKRAATHLKIPQLIIHGDADTSVSINEAYNLHHWNPNSELKIIKDANHVFNTSHPWTTNEIPKHLQEVITTVTEFIKK, encoded by the coding sequence ATGAAACGTATAGCAAACACTCTTATTCCAGGATTACACAATAAACCTATTGTTACAGATATATATTTTACAGTTAATAATACGCCAAAACCCATACTCATATTTTGTCATGGCTATAAAGGTTATAAAGATTGGGGAGCCTGGAATATAATGGCAGAAAGGTTTGCTAAAGCAGGTTTTTTCTTTATTAAATTTAATTTCTCGCACAATGGCGGTACAGCAGAACAACCTATTGACTTTCCTGACTTAAATGCCTTTGGACTAAATAATTATTCTATAGAGTTAGACGATTTGCAAATGGTAATAGATTGGATTATCAATAACAAGACATTTACTACAGAAGCAGATACAAGTAACCTTAACTTGATGGGCCACAGTAGAGGCGGCGGAATTGTGACTATTAAAGCAGAAGAAGATTCCCGAATTACACGAGTAATTAGTTTAGCCGGTGTAAGCGATTACGCAGCTAGAATGTCTAGCGGAGAGGCCTTAGAGCAATGGAAAACAGAAGGTGTTGAATATGTAATTAATGGCAGAACTAAACAGAGCATGCCACATTATTATCAGTTTTTTGAAGATTTTAAAGCTAACGAAGAACGATTAACTATAAAACGTGCAGCAACGCATTTAAAAATTCCTCAATTAATAATTCATGGAGATGCAGATACTAGTGTTAGTATTAACGAAGCCTATAATTTACACCATTGGAACCCTAATAGCGAATTAAAAATTATTAAGGATGCTAACCATGTTTTCAATACTTCTCACCCATGGACAACAAACGAAATTCCAAAACATTTACAAGAGGTAATCACGACTGTTACTGAATTTATAAAAAAATAA